The Tamandua tetradactyla isolate mTamTet1 chromosome 8, mTamTet1.pri, whole genome shotgun sequence genome includes a window with the following:
- the TLCD5 gene encoding TLC domain-containing protein 5 produces MALALCLQVLFSLCGWLSLYISFCCLNKHRSYEWSCRLVTFTHGVLSIVLSAYIGFIDGPWPFTHPGSPNTPLQVHVLCLTLGYFIFDLGWCIYFQSEGGLMLAHHTLSILGIIMALVLGESGTEVNAVLFGSEITNPLLQMRWFLRETGHYHSFTGDVVDFLFVGLFTGVRIGVGARLLFCEMVSSKPKWFVKVGGVAMYAVSWCFMFSIWRFAWRKSIKKYRSWRSRRGEERQLKHNGHLKTH; encoded by the exons ATGGCGTTAGCTCTGTGTCTGCAGGTGCTATTCAGCCTGTGCGGGTGGCTCTCGCTGTACATTTCTTTCTGCTGCCTGAATAAGCACCGAAGTTATGAATGGAGCTGCCGGCTGGTTACATTCACCCATGGAGTCCTCTCTATAGTCCTCTCGGCTTATATTGGCTTCATTGATGGCCCTTGGCCTTTTACCCACCCAG GCTCACCTAATACACCTCTCCAAGTGCACGTTCTGTGTCTCACCTTGGGCTACTTCATCTTCGACTTGGGCTGGTGCATCTACTTCCAGTCTGAGGGTGGCCTGATGCTGGCTCATCACACATTGAGTATCTTGGGCATCATCATGGCCCTGGTCCTTGGCGAGTCAGGCACAGAGGTCAACGCAGTCCTCTTTGGAAGTGAGATTACTAACCCTTTGTTACAGATGCGCTGGTTTCTCCGTGAAACAGGGCACTACCACAGTTTCACTGGAGATGTCGTAGACTTCCTCTTTGTGGGTTTGTTCACTGGAGTGCGGATTGGCGTAGGAGCTCGTctccttttctgtgaaatggtCTCCTCCAAGCCCAAGTGGTTTGTGAAGGTTGGGGGAGTAGCTATGTATGCTGTGTCTTGGTGTTTCATGTTTAGCATCTGGCGCTTTGCATGGAGGAAGAGCATCAAGAAGTACCGCTCCTGGAGAAGCAGGCGTGGTGAGGAGCGGCAGCTGAAACATAATGGACATCTCAAGACTCACTAG